In Amycolatopsis jiangsuensis, the following proteins share a genomic window:
- the hisG gene encoding ATP phosphoribosyltransferase has translation MLRVAVPNKGALSAAAAEMLAEAGYRKRHDGKDLTVLDPVNEVEFFFLRPKDIAIYVGSGELDLGITGRDLALDSGAPVEELLALGFGGSTFRYAAPVGRDWKPGDLHGKRLATSYPRLVRDDLARHGVEAEVIRLDGAVEISIQLGVADAIADVVESGRSLRQHNLVAFGDPICVSEAVLLQRAGSGQDKAKAQLAARLRGVVFAQQYMMLDYDCPRELLDGAIAITPGLESPTVAPLADETWVAVRAMVPRKEVNRIMDELAEAGAKAILASDIRSCRL, from the coding sequence ATGCTGCGTGTTGCCGTGCCGAACAAGGGAGCCCTTTCCGCCGCCGCGGCGGAGATGCTCGCCGAGGCGGGCTACCGCAAGCGCCATGACGGCAAGGACCTGACCGTCCTCGATCCGGTCAACGAGGTCGAGTTCTTCTTCCTGCGGCCCAAGGACATCGCCATCTACGTCGGTTCCGGGGAACTGGACCTGGGCATCACCGGCCGCGATCTGGCCCTGGACTCGGGCGCCCCGGTGGAGGAGTTGCTCGCGCTGGGCTTCGGCGGCTCCACTTTCCGTTACGCCGCTCCCGTCGGCCGGGACTGGAAACCGGGAGATCTGCACGGCAAGCGGCTTGCCACGTCCTACCCGCGGCTGGTCCGCGACGACCTCGCCCGGCACGGCGTCGAGGCCGAGGTGATCCGCCTCGACGGCGCGGTGGAGATCTCCATCCAGCTCGGCGTGGCGGACGCGATCGCCGACGTGGTCGAGTCCGGCCGTTCGCTGCGTCAGCACAATCTGGTCGCTTTCGGTGATCCGATCTGCGTGTCCGAAGCGGTGCTGCTGCAGCGCGCAGGCAGCGGGCAGGACAAGGCGAAGGCCCAGCTGGCGGCGCGGCTGCGCGGGGTCGTGTTCGCGCAGCAGTACATGATGCTGGACTACGACTGCCCGCGGGAGCTGCTGGACGGCGCGATCGCGATCACGCCCGGTCTGGAGTCGCCGACGGTCGCGCCCCTGGCCGACGAGACCTGGGTCGCGGTGCGTGCGATGGTGCCGCGCAAGGAAGTCAACCGCATCATGGACGAACTGGCCGAAGCCGGCGCCAAAGCCATCCTGGCCTCCGACATCCGCTCCTGCCGCCTGTAG
- a CDS encoding PAC2 family protein, translated as MSDPVEQTPRPGDPDRERPESNRPLMVVAFEGWNDAGDAASHAVEHLQLTWDATPLAEVEPDEYYDFQVSRPSVRLVDGVSRRMEWPTTRLSVCRPEGLDRDVVLVQGPEPNMRWRAFCAELVEHVVQLDVETVVALGALLADTAHTRPVPVTGTAYDKETASRFHLELNNYQGPTGIVGVLQDYCVQAGVPCVSVWAAVPHYVSHPPSPKATLALLHKLEDVLDVEIPLGALPEQAEEWQQTVSEMADEDEEISEYVRGLEERGDAETDFTMEEVSGDKIAAEFERYLRRRRPGPDSGGFGLR; from the coding sequence GTGAGTGACCCAGTCGAGCAGACCCCCCGACCCGGCGACCCGGATCGTGAACGTCCGGAATCGAACCGTCCCCTCATGGTCGTCGCCTTCGAGGGCTGGAACGACGCCGGCGACGCGGCCAGCCATGCCGTCGAACACCTCCAGCTGACCTGGGACGCGACCCCGCTGGCCGAGGTGGAGCCGGACGAGTACTACGACTTCCAGGTGAGCCGCCCGTCGGTGCGGCTGGTGGACGGCGTGAGCCGCCGGATGGAATGGCCCACCACCCGCCTGTCGGTGTGCCGGCCGGAGGGACTGGACCGCGACGTCGTACTCGTGCAGGGCCCCGAACCGAACATGCGCTGGCGCGCCTTCTGCGCGGAGCTGGTCGAGCACGTGGTGCAGCTGGACGTGGAAACGGTGGTCGCGCTCGGCGCGCTGCTCGCCGACACCGCGCACACCCGGCCGGTTCCGGTCACCGGGACCGCCTACGACAAGGAGACCGCGAGCCGGTTCCACCTCGAGCTGAACAACTACCAGGGGCCGACCGGCATCGTGGGCGTGCTGCAGGACTACTGCGTGCAGGCCGGGGTGCCGTGTGTGTCGGTCTGGGCCGCGGTGCCGCACTACGTGTCGCACCCGCCGTCGCCGAAGGCCACGCTGGCGCTGCTGCACAAGCTGGAGGACGTGCTCGACGTCGAAATCCCGCTAGGTGCGCTGCCCGAGCAGGCCGAGGAGTGGCAGCAGACCGTCAGCGAGATGGCCGACGAGGACGAGGAGATCAGCGAGTACGTGCGCGGCCTCGAGGAACGCGGCGACGCGGAGACCGACTTCACCATGGAGGAGGTCTCCGGGGACAAGATCGCCGCGGAGTTCGAGCGCTACCTGCGCCGGCGCCGCCCCGGCCCGGACAGCGGCGGATTCGGCTTGCGCTGA
- a CDS encoding ParA family protein, with amino-acid sequence MQITSVVNQKGGVGKTSLSVGAAAALAERGRRVLLIDLDPQGHATTEMLGLPETPADGPSLAKALTKLWKGPVEELALAHPRSNIGRGGTFDVVPTSPGMFDLIRRLDQFRVPGWQLARVIQFAHYDHVVIDCPPALDVLTNNALAASHGILVPVQPDKTSIRALRLLADQVRYVEQTTGRGPISWYGIVPGLYRRPISHYAAAALQEMFSFGVPMLSHVPLGVVMNEAAANGVPVTTYAPETIQAVSFREIAETLDGYLAQNPGPTEVPADDEFVFEDFISDVAVARNANDNGARKKLYDLMPKRRR; translated from the coding sequence ATGCAGATCACCTCGGTGGTCAACCAGAAGGGCGGGGTGGGCAAGACCTCGCTGAGCGTGGGCGCGGCCGCAGCCCTGGCCGAACGAGGCCGGCGCGTGCTGCTCATCGACCTCGACCCGCAAGGGCACGCCACCACCGAGATGCTCGGCCTGCCCGAGACCCCGGCCGACGGCCCCAGCCTGGCCAAGGCGCTCACGAAGCTGTGGAAGGGACCGGTCGAGGAGCTGGCGCTCGCGCACCCCCGCAGCAACATCGGCCGCGGCGGCACGTTCGACGTGGTGCCGACCTCGCCCGGGATGTTCGACCTGATCCGCAGGCTCGACCAGTTCCGGGTGCCCGGCTGGCAGCTGGCCCGGGTCATCCAGTTCGCGCACTACGACCACGTGGTGATCGACTGCCCGCCGGCGCTCGACGTGCTCACCAACAACGCGCTCGCCGCCTCACACGGCATCCTCGTACCGGTCCAGCCGGACAAGACCAGCATCCGCGCCCTGCGGCTGCTGGCCGACCAGGTCCGATACGTGGAACAGACCACCGGCCGCGGCCCGATCTCCTGGTACGGCATCGTGCCCGGCCTCTACCGCCGGCCGATCTCGCACTATGCGGCCGCGGCACTGCAGGAAATGTTCTCCTTCGGCGTGCCGATGCTGTCGCACGTACCCCTCGGCGTGGTCATGAACGAAGCCGCGGCGAACGGCGTCCCGGTCACCACCTACGCACCGGAGACGATCCAGGCGGTGTCGTTCCGCGAGATCGCCGAGACACTCGACGGCTACCTCGCGCAGAACCCCGGCCCGACCGAAGTCCCCGCGGACGACGAGTTCGTGTTCGAGGACTTCATCTCCGACGTCGCGGTCGCCCGCAACGCCAACGACAACGGCGCCCGCAAAAAGCTCTACGACCTGATGCCCAAACGCAGAAGGTAG
- a CDS encoding HAD family hydrolase, whose protein sequence is MTAPSSPDGLEAVLWDMDGTLVDSEKLWDVALYEAAEMLGGTLSEQTRLTLVGSNMDATATVLLGETGRPVTDQSVAETGEWIRRRTAGLFDGALPWRPGAREALAAVRAAGLRSALVTSTERALTELALNSIGRDFFDVTVCGDEVGGENKPLPRPYRQAAELLGVPTARCVAVEDSPPGAEAAERAGCAVLVVPNDVDVPPGPRRVFRESLAGVDVPALAALLAQV, encoded by the coding sequence GTGACTGCACCGTCCTCGCCGGACGGACTGGAGGCCGTCCTCTGGGACATGGACGGCACCCTCGTCGATTCCGAGAAGCTGTGGGACGTCGCGCTGTACGAGGCCGCCGAGATGCTCGGTGGGACGCTGTCCGAGCAGACCCGGCTGACGCTGGTCGGTTCGAACATGGACGCCACCGCGACCGTGCTGCTGGGGGAGACCGGCCGTCCGGTGACCGACCAGTCGGTGGCGGAGACCGGCGAGTGGATCCGCCGCCGGACCGCGGGCCTGTTCGACGGGGCGCTGCCGTGGCGGCCCGGTGCCCGCGAAGCGCTGGCGGCGGTCCGCGCCGCAGGGCTGCGGTCGGCGCTGGTCACCTCGACCGAACGAGCGCTCACCGAGCTGGCGCTCAACTCCATCGGCCGTGATTTCTTCGACGTCACGGTGTGCGGGGACGAGGTCGGTGGGGAGAACAAGCCGTTGCCGCGCCCGTACCGGCAGGCCGCCGAGCTGCTCGGCGTGCCGACGGCGCGCTGTGTGGCGGTCGAGGACTCGCCGCCGGGGGCCGAGGCGGCCGAACGAGCCGGGTGCGCGGTCCTGGTCGTCCCCAACGACGTCGACGTGCCGCCCGGTCCCCGGCGGGTGTTCCGCGAGTCGCTGGCCGGTGTGGACGTGCCCGCGCTGGCGGCGCTGCTGGCGCAGGTGTGA
- a CDS encoding tRNA (adenine-N1)-methyltransferase, with product MSVSGPFRAGDRVQLTDSKGRHYTLTLAGGGEYHTHRGALAHDDLIGRPEGSVVTSTGGSNYLALRPLLPDYVLSMPRGAQVIYPKDAAQIVMWGDIFPGARVLEAGAGSGALTCSLLRAVGPAGQVYSYEIRDDHAEHAERNVVKFFGDKPANWTLTVADLASHSGEVDRVVLDMLAPWDQLPNVAEHLVPGGVLTVYVATVTQLSRVTESLREQQCWTEPESWETLMRPWHVVGLAVRPDHRMVAHTAFLLTARRLANGTVSPRVSRRPSKGKG from the coding sequence TTGTCGGTCAGCGGACCGTTTCGTGCAGGTGACCGGGTTCAGCTGACGGATTCGAAAGGCCGGCACTACACCCTCACGCTCGCCGGCGGCGGGGAGTACCACACGCATCGCGGCGCGCTCGCGCACGACGACCTGATCGGCCGTCCGGAAGGTTCGGTGGTCACGTCCACCGGCGGCAGCAACTACCTCGCGTTGCGCCCGCTGCTGCCGGACTACGTGCTGTCGATGCCGCGCGGCGCCCAGGTGATCTACCCGAAGGACGCCGCGCAGATCGTGATGTGGGGCGACATCTTCCCGGGCGCGCGGGTCCTCGAAGCCGGCGCCGGTTCGGGTGCGCTGACCTGCTCGCTGCTGCGCGCGGTCGGTCCGGCCGGGCAGGTGTACTCCTACGAGATCCGGGACGACCACGCCGAACACGCCGAGCGGAACGTGGTGAAGTTCTTCGGCGACAAGCCGGCGAACTGGACCCTGACGGTCGCCGACCTGGCTTCGCACAGCGGGGAAGTGGACCGCGTCGTACTGGACATGCTGGCCCCGTGGGACCAGCTGCCGAACGTCGCCGAGCACCTGGTGCCGGGCGGGGTGCTGACGGTGTACGTCGCGACGGTCACGCAGCTGTCCCGGGTGACGGAATCGTTGCGGGAACAGCAGTGCTGGACCGAGCCGGAGTCGTGGGAGACGCTGATGCGGCCCTGGCACGTGGTCGGACTGGCCGTCCGTCCCGATCACCGGATGGTCGCGCACACGGCGTTCCTGCTGACCGCGCGCCGGCTGGCCAACGGCACGGTGTCCCCGCGGGTGTCACGCCGGCCCAGCAAGGGCAAGGGCTGA
- a CDS encoding thioesterase family protein, which produces MADAFYVPLDGERYAATEHTSGPWDPGAQHFGPPSALLVRGLERLEAARPAQFARVTVEILGPAPVAELEQRSWIERPGRSVELLHSELSANGRPVARASAWRIATSDTTAIATDAGPLLPTAAAGSATTFPDTWQGGYLQAIEWRSVRGAVSAPGPAAVWGRQRIPLVDGEEPSGLQRLFAIADSGNGVSHFLDTTEWWFINSELTVHLRRAPAGEWIGLDAVTLVGPHGIGTATSTLHDSAGPVGTGAQALLVRPRQAGGG; this is translated from the coding sequence ATGGCCGACGCCTTCTACGTCCCCCTCGACGGCGAGCGATACGCGGCCACCGAGCACACCAGCGGCCCGTGGGACCCGGGCGCGCAGCACTTCGGCCCGCCCTCGGCGCTGCTCGTGCGCGGCCTCGAACGGCTCGAGGCCGCGCGTCCCGCCCAGTTCGCCCGCGTCACCGTGGAGATCCTCGGCCCGGCACCGGTCGCCGAACTCGAGCAGCGGTCCTGGATCGAACGGCCGGGACGTTCGGTCGAGCTGCTGCATTCGGAGCTGTCCGCGAACGGCAGGCCGGTCGCGCGCGCGTCCGCGTGGCGCATCGCGACCTCGGACACCACGGCCATCGCCACCGACGCCGGCCCGTTGCTGCCCACGGCCGCCGCCGGATCGGCCACCACCTTCCCGGACACCTGGCAGGGCGGCTACCTGCAGGCCATCGAATGGCGTTCGGTGCGCGGCGCGGTCTCGGCACCCGGCCCGGCGGCGGTGTGGGGACGGCAGCGAATCCCGCTCGTCGACGGCGAGGAGCCGAGCGGCCTGCAGCGGCTGTTCGCGATCGCCGACTCGGGCAACGGGGTGTCGCACTTCCTCGACACCACGGAATGGTGGTTCATCAACTCGGAACTCACCGTGCACCTGCGGCGGGCACCCGCGGGCGAGTGGATCGGGCTGGACGCGGTCACCCTGGTCGGGCCGCACGGGATCGGCACCGCGACGAGTACGTTGCACGACAGCGCCGGCCCCGTCGGCACCGGCGCGCAGGCACTGCTCGTCCGGCCGCGACAGGCCGGGGGCGGATGA
- a CDS encoding phosphoribosyl-ATP diphosphatase: MKTFDELFAELAERARTRPDGSGTVVALDDGVHAQGKKVLEEAGEVWIAAEHESDDRLAEEISQLLYRVQVLMLGRGISTEDVYRYL; this comes from the coding sequence GTGAAGACCTTCGATGAGCTGTTCGCCGAGCTTGCCGAGCGCGCGCGTACCCGTCCGGACGGATCCGGCACCGTCGTCGCCCTCGACGACGGGGTGCACGCACAGGGCAAGAAGGTGCTCGAAGAGGCGGGCGAGGTGTGGATCGCCGCCGAGCACGAGTCCGACGACCGGCTCGCCGAGGAGATTTCGCAACTGCTGTACCGGGTTCAGGTGCTCATGCTCGGCCGGGGGATCTCGACCGAGGACGTGTACCGCTACCTCTGA
- a CDS encoding M50 family metallopeptidase has translation MAATSQPGAGPSRQAAGGDGGLLLFRVGGVPVLLAPSWWVGSLIIVVLYAPLVGRLLPDVSTLTSWLLAAAFAVLLGLSVLAHELGHCVVALRLGIPVRRLRLFLLGGLSEVARSPRRPGQEGLVAAAGPAVSLLLGGFCALLMFAVPPDGAVWLLVAECAVANLAVGVFNLLPGLPLDGGRLVRAGVWAATGLRAKGTRAAVAGGALVATALIVWALWGLATQSPDRWLRLGVCVVTAWFVILGARSELAAEARRGWPQGLRLAELVRPVLQLPAESPVSDALAASAGRGVVLVRADGVAAGLLDEQAAQQLAGTSPHAPAELAAEPIRAETVLLASEPGEEIAEHVRETPAWQFLVVDDEGRPAGVLRREDLRAALARGGRAR, from the coding sequence ATGGCCGCGACCAGTCAGCCCGGTGCCGGGCCCTCCCGGCAGGCCGCCGGCGGGGACGGGGGGCTCCTGCTGTTCCGGGTCGGCGGGGTGCCGGTGCTGCTCGCCCCGTCCTGGTGGGTGGGCTCGCTGATCATCGTGGTGCTCTACGCGCCGCTGGTCGGGCGGCTGCTGCCGGACGTCTCCACACTCACCTCGTGGCTGCTCGCGGCCGCGTTCGCGGTGCTGCTCGGGCTGTCCGTGCTGGCGCACGAGCTGGGGCACTGCGTGGTCGCGCTGCGGCTCGGGATTCCGGTGCGGCGGTTGCGGTTGTTCCTGCTCGGTGGACTGTCCGAGGTCGCCCGCTCGCCGCGCCGGCCCGGGCAGGAAGGGCTGGTCGCCGCGGCGGGACCCGCTGTTTCCCTGCTGCTGGGCGGGTTCTGCGCGCTGCTGATGTTCGCCGTGCCGCCGGACGGCGCGGTCTGGCTGCTGGTCGCCGAATGCGCGGTGGCCAACCTCGCGGTCGGCGTGTTCAATCTGCTGCCCGGCCTGCCGCTGGACGGTGGACGGCTGGTGCGGGCCGGGGTCTGGGCGGCGACCGGGCTGCGGGCCAAGGGCACCCGGGCCGCGGTCGCGGGCGGCGCGCTCGTGGCGACCGCGCTGATCGTGTGGGCGCTGTGGGGACTGGCGACGCAGAGCCCGGACCGCTGGCTGCGGCTGGGCGTGTGCGTGGTCACCGCCTGGTTCGTGATCCTCGGTGCCCGATCCGAGCTGGCCGCCGAGGCCCGCCGGGGCTGGCCGCAGGGACTGCGGCTGGCCGAGCTGGTCCGCCCGGTGCTGCAGCTGCCCGCGGAAAGCCCGGTGTCCGACGCGCTGGCCGCCTCCGCCGGTCGTGGCGTGGTGCTGGTTCGGGCGGACGGGGTCGCCGCCGGCCTGCTGGACGAGCAGGCGGCCCAGCAGCTGGCGGGCACCAGCCCGCACGCGCCGGCCGAGCTGGCCGCGGAGCCGATCCGCGCGGAGACCGTGCTGCTGGCCTCGGAGCCGGGGGAGGAGATCGCCGAGCACGTGCGGGAGACACCGGCCTGGCAGTTCCTCGTGGTCGACGACGAGGGCAGGCCGGCCGGGGTGCTGCGGCGCGAGGACCTGCGGGCCGCGCTCGCCCGCGGCGGCCGCGCGCGCTGA
- a CDS encoding metallophosphoesterase family protein, with the protein MPSLFATSDLHVTHEGNGPLVDRVVPDGPDDWLLVAGDVGERAPVIRDTLATLRERFAKVVWVPGNHELWTTPKDECQLRGQARYEFLVEQCREIGVLTPEDEFPVWDHGPHPLTIAPLFVFYDYSWRTPAAEGKSREVALEQAREAGVVCTDEYFLHPDPYPSRAAWCEARLKVSRDRLDAIPASHRTILMSHWPLHRHPTAPLYYPEFALWCGTTETEDWHLRYRADLAVYGHLHIPRTTSADGVRFEEVSLGYPREWSRRARGAVPVRKLLSA; encoded by the coding sequence GTGCCGTCTCTCTTCGCCACCTCCGACCTCCACGTGACCCATGAGGGCAACGGGCCGCTCGTCGACCGGGTCGTGCCCGACGGACCGGACGACTGGTTGCTCGTCGCCGGGGACGTGGGGGAACGTGCGCCGGTCATCCGGGACACGCTCGCCACGCTCCGGGAGCGGTTCGCGAAAGTGGTCTGGGTGCCGGGCAACCACGAGCTGTGGACCACGCCGAAGGACGAATGCCAGCTGCGGGGCCAGGCCCGTTACGAGTTCCTGGTCGAGCAGTGCCGGGAGATCGGCGTGCTGACCCCCGAGGACGAGTTCCCCGTGTGGGACCACGGCCCTCATCCGCTCACCATCGCACCGCTGTTCGTGTTCTACGACTACAGCTGGCGGACTCCCGCGGCCGAGGGCAAGAGCCGCGAGGTGGCGCTGGAGCAGGCCCGCGAGGCCGGCGTGGTGTGCACCGACGAGTACTTCCTGCATCCGGACCCGTATCCGTCCCGGGCGGCCTGGTGCGAGGCGCGGCTGAAGGTCAGCCGGGACCGGCTGGACGCGATCCCGGCGAGCCACCGCACGATCCTGATGTCGCACTGGCCGCTGCACCGGCATCCGACGGCTCCGCTGTACTACCCGGAGTTCGCGCTCTGGTGCGGCACCACCGAGACCGAGGACTGGCACCTGCGCTACCGCGCCGACCTGGCGGTGTACGGGCACCTGCACATCCCGCGCACCACCTCGGCCGACGGCGTCCGCTTCGAGGAGGTCTCACTCGGCTACCCGCGGGAGTGGAGCCGCCGCGCCCGCGGCGCGGTGCCGGTCCGGAAGCTGCTCAGCGCTTGA
- a CDS encoding agmatine deiminase family protein has protein sequence MAGKQQHDRDGLVARRILEREQLPQIQATVTGEGRGIEVDRQGALLATESC, from the coding sequence TTGGCCGGCAAGCAGCAGCACGACCGGGACGGGCTCGTGGCGCGCCGGATCCTGGAACGCGAGCAGCTGCCCCAGATCCAGGCGACCGTCACCGGCGAAGGACGCGGGATCGAGGTCGACCGGCAGGGCGCTCTGCTGGCGACCGAGAGCTGCTGA
- a CDS encoding RecB family exonuclease, with protein sequence MPDTATATSPPDAPVRRRPALSPSRASDFKQCPLLYRFRAVDRLPEVPTRAQLRGTLVHAVLERLFALPAAERVAPRAKELLEPTWAELSETSPEWTELFAESEPGQVDDSQQAGSSGRNGTPEVTAWLASAEKLLDSYFELEDPRRLEPEACELHVEIELGSGVRLRGYIDRVDVAPTGEIRVVDYKTGAAPREIGEAKAMFQMKFYAVVLWRLRGVVPRQLKLMYLTDGQSLAYTPDEAELVRFERTLEAIWQAILRAGKSGDFRPNKSKLCSWCDHQAHCPEFGGTPPDYPGWPEPDPGDETALDRAD encoded by the coding sequence ATGCCCGATACCGCTACGGCCACCAGTCCCCCGGACGCCCCTGTCCGGAGGCGGCCCGCGTTGTCGCCGTCCCGCGCGAGCGACTTCAAGCAGTGCCCGCTGCTCTACCGGTTCCGCGCGGTCGACCGGCTGCCGGAGGTCCCCACGCGGGCTCAGCTGCGCGGCACGCTCGTCCACGCCGTGCTCGAGCGGCTTTTCGCACTGCCGGCGGCCGAACGCGTCGCCCCGCGCGCCAAGGAGCTGCTCGAGCCCACCTGGGCCGAGCTGTCGGAGACGAGTCCCGAATGGACGGAGCTGTTCGCGGAGAGCGAACCCGGCCAGGTCGACGATTCCCAGCAGGCCGGCAGTTCCGGCCGGAACGGCACACCCGAAGTCACCGCGTGGCTTGCGTCCGCGGAGAAGCTGCTCGACTCCTACTTCGAGCTGGAGGACCCGCGCCGGCTCGAGCCGGAGGCCTGTGAGCTGCACGTCGAGATCGAGCTGGGCTCCGGGGTGCGGTTGCGCGGGTACATCGACCGGGTGGACGTGGCGCCCACCGGCGAGATCCGGGTCGTGGACTACAAGACCGGCGCCGCCCCGCGGGAGATCGGCGAGGCCAAGGCGATGTTCCAGATGAAGTTCTACGCGGTGGTGCTGTGGCGGCTGCGTGGCGTGGTCCCGCGCCAGCTGAAGCTGATGTACCTCACCGACGGCCAGTCGCTGGCCTACACCCCGGACGAGGCCGAGCTGGTGCGCTTCGAACGCACCCTCGAAGCGATCTGGCAGGCGATCCTGCGCGCCGGCAAGAGCGGCGATTTCCGGCCGAACAAGAGCAAGCTGTGCTCCTGGTGCGACCACCAGGCGCACTGCCCGGAGTTCGGCGGCACGCCACCGGACTACCCGGGCTGGCCGGAGCCCGATCCGGGCGACGAGACGGCACTGGACCGGGCCGACTGA
- the arc gene encoding proteasome ATPase gives MHHDLPGGRREEADPSATSGAGQASDEQARQIRFLEEEVALLRRRLTDSPRQNRVLEQRLAEATERVNQLTERNTKLVETLREARGQLLALREEVDRLAQPPSGYGVFVASYEDNTVDVYTAGRKMRVSVSPAVELSSLRRGQALRLNEALTVVEGGDFERTGEVCALREVLTPDVEDGSPRALVVGHADEERVVLLADPLAEQALKPGDSLLVDSKAGYAYERVPKAEVEDLVLEEVPDVRYEDIGGLSRQIEQIRDAVELPFLHAELYQEYQLRPPKGVLLYGPPGCGKTLIAKAVANSLAKKVAGARGQNEDGKSYFLNIKGPELLNKFVGETERSIRLIFQRAREKASEGTPVIVFFDEMDSIFRTRGSGVSSDVETTIVPQLLSEIDGVEGLENVIVIGASNREDMIDPAILRPGRLDVKIKIERPDAEGAKDIFSKYLAEGLPIHGDDLTEFGGDQKATFDAMIQHTVERMYEESDENRFLEVTYANGDKEVLYFRDFNSGAMIQNIVDRAKKSAIKSVLETGQPGLRVQHLLDAIVDEFAENEDLPNTTNPDDWARISGKKGERIVYIRTLVTGKNQESGRAIDTATNTGQYL, from the coding sequence ATGCACCATGACCTTCCCGGAGGTCGGCGCGAGGAGGCCGACCCTTCAGCAACGAGCGGAGCTGGGCAGGCGAGCGACGAGCAGGCCCGCCAGATCCGTTTTCTCGAGGAAGAAGTGGCGCTGCTGCGCCGCAGGCTCACCGATTCACCGCGCCAGAACCGAGTACTCGAACAACGCCTCGCCGAGGCGACGGAGCGGGTGAATCAGCTCACCGAACGCAACACCAAACTGGTAGAAACCCTGCGTGAGGCCCGTGGCCAGCTGCTGGCCCTGCGTGAGGAGGTCGACCGGCTGGCGCAGCCGCCGAGCGGCTACGGGGTGTTCGTCGCCTCGTACGAGGACAACACGGTGGACGTCTACACCGCGGGCCGCAAGATGCGGGTTTCGGTGTCGCCGGCCGTGGAGCTCTCGTCGCTGCGCCGTGGCCAGGCGTTGCGACTCAACGAGGCGCTCACCGTCGTCGAGGGCGGGGATTTCGAGCGCACCGGCGAGGTGTGTGCTCTGCGTGAGGTGCTCACCCCGGACGTCGAGGACGGCAGTCCACGCGCGCTCGTGGTGGGGCACGCCGACGAGGAGCGGGTGGTGCTGCTGGCCGACCCACTCGCCGAGCAGGCCCTGAAACCCGGGGACTCCCTGCTCGTGGACTCCAAGGCGGGCTACGCCTACGAGCGGGTGCCGAAGGCCGAGGTCGAGGACCTCGTGCTGGAGGAGGTGCCGGACGTCCGCTACGAGGACATCGGTGGCCTGTCCCGGCAGATCGAGCAGATCCGCGACGCGGTGGAGCTGCCGTTCCTGCACGCGGAGCTGTACCAGGAGTACCAGCTGCGCCCGCCCAAGGGCGTGCTGCTCTACGGCCCGCCGGGCTGCGGGAAGACGCTCATCGCCAAGGCGGTGGCGAACTCGCTGGCCAAGAAGGTCGCCGGGGCCCGTGGGCAGAACGAGGACGGGAAGTCCTACTTCCTCAACATCAAGGGTCCGGAGCTGCTGAACAAGTTCGTCGGTGAGACCGAGCGGTCGATCCGGCTGATCTTCCAGCGGGCACGGGAGAAGGCCTCCGAGGGCACTCCGGTGATCGTGTTCTTCGACGAGATGGACTCGATCTTCCGCACGCGTGGTTCGGGCGTGTCCTCCGACGTGGAGACCACGATCGTGCCGCAGCTGCTCTCGGAGATCGACGGTGTCGAGGGCCTGGAGAACGTCATCGTCATCGGCGCCTCCAACCGGGAGGACATGATCGACCCGGCGATCCTGCGCCCGGGCCGGCTGGACGTGAAGATCAAGATCGAGCGGCCGGACGCGGAGGGCGCGAAGGACATCTTCTCCAAGTACCTGGCCGAAGGCCTGCCGATCCACGGTGACGACCTCACCGAGTTCGGCGGGGACCAGAAGGCCACGTTCGACGCGATGATCCAGCACACCGTCGAGCGGATGTACGAGGAGAGCGACGAGAACCGGTTCCTCGAGGTCACCTATGCCAACGGGGACAAGGAAGTCCTGTATTTCCGCGATTTCAACTCGGGCGCGATGATCCAGAACATCGTGGACCGGGCGAAGAAGTCCGCGATCAAGTCGGTGCTGGAGACCGGGCAGCCCGGTCTGCGCGTGCAGCACCTGCTGGACGCGATCGTGGACGAGTTCGCGGAGAACGAGGACCTGCCCAACACCACCAACCCGGACGACTGGGCCCGGATCTCCGGCAAGAAGGGTGAGCGGATCGTATACATCCGCACGCTCGTCACCGGCAAGAACCAGGAGTCGGGGCGGGCGATCGACACCGCCACGAACACCGGTCAGTACCTGTAA